The following proteins are co-located in the Carassius auratus strain Wakin chromosome 7, ASM336829v1, whole genome shotgun sequence genome:
- the LOC113105368 gene encoding uncharacterized protein LOC113105368 gives MLLGTSRQRRKIFFGFTFAANSSLTSFNRTVCANSTFWLQRAHQGESSRDYQYLNQSSIDDLCLQLSNDVSGGSSPDATEDCLTLLSSKTLTAQDFRRCFLPNNTALIASLCGNDSSQIPQDGSWAAEYCSKAIPNHSHGVPKENCDYSNWKAEHFMNTTALEICSNKAGLKDYICKNATLYLTLVLKQPSFLDYCLNSEEKQGTKCVLNIPVSPSLSSFTVC, from the exons ATGCTGCTTGGTACCTCTCGGCAGCGGAGGAAGATTTTCTTTGGGTTCACGTTTGCAGCGAATTCTTCGCTCACGAGTTTTAACAGGACAGTATGTGCCAACTCTACATTCTGGCTTCAACGTGCACATCAG GGAGAATCTTCACGGGATTACCAGTACCTCAATCAATCAAGTATTGATGACCTCTGTCTTCAACTCTCCAACGATGTTTCTGGGGGATCTTCTCCAGATGCTACAGAAGACTGCTTAACACTGCTAAGCAGCAAAACTCTTACCGCCCAGGATTTTAGAAGATGTTTTCTGCCCAATAACACAGCCCTTATTGCCTCTTTGTGCGGAAATGATTCGTCTCAAATACCTCAAGATGGGAGCTGGGCAGCCGAGTACTGCTCCAAAGCCATCCCTAATCACTCTCATGGGGTCCCCAAAGAAAACTGCGATTACTCGAACTGGAAAGCAGAACATTTTATGAACACCACCGCACTTGAGATTTGCAGCAATAAAGCTGGTTTGAAGGACTATATTTGCAAAAACGCCACACTGTACCTCACATTGGTTCTAAAGCAACCTTCGTTCTTAGACTACTGTTTGAACTCTGAAGAGAAGCAGGGCACCAAGTGCGTCCTCAACATTCCTGTTTCCCCATCGCTCTCTTCCTTCACAGTGTGCTGA
- the LOC113105651 gene encoding LOW QUALITY PROTEIN: zinc transporter ZIP1-like (The sequence of the model RefSeq protein was modified relative to this genomic sequence to represent the inferred CDS: deleted 2 bases in 2 codons), with the protein MVAMDYLLQVKVGALVGLLFLTLFFGFIPARMKWFQVSSGTATHRAVLSFVSCFAGGVFLSACLLDIIPDYLSDIHEVLQKQGLDEGFPLAEFIIACGFFTVLILEKIVLSCTEGHRNEETAPLIAPAGNGHAHGHPSVIDLEGSGHHVHVDFHAHSSFRSFMLFLSLSLHSVFEGLAIGLQTTDTKVLEICIAILVHKSIIVFSLSVKLVQSAVRPLWVALYVAVFAMMSPLGIGIGIIVIEAQLKAGAFIQAVLEGMAAGTFVYITFLEILPHELNSPERPLLKVFFLLCGFSVMAGLCFMG; encoded by the exons ATGGTCGCTATGGATTACCTGCTGCAGGTGAAAGTTGGAGCTCTGGTT GGGCTGCTGTTCCTAACTCTGTTTTTTGGTTTTATCCCAGCGCGGATG AAATGGTTTCAAGTCTCTAGTGGAACAG CGACCCACAGGGCTGTGCTGAGTTTTGTGAGCTGCTTCGCAGGTGGCGTCTTCCTGTCTGCCTGTTTGTTAGACATCATCCCAGATTATCTTTCCGACATACATGAAGTGCTACAAAAACAAGGCCTTGAT GAAGGATTCCCGCTTGCAGAGTTCATCATTGCGTGTGGCTTCTTCACTGTCTTGATCTTGGAAAAGATAGTTCTGAGTTGCACAGAGGGCCACAGAAATGAGGAGACGGCTCCTCTTATAGCTCCTGCAGGTAACGGACATGCCCATGGACATCCCTCTGTGATTGATCTGGAGGGGAGCGGTCACCACGTCCACGTGGATTTTCACGCACACTCGTCCTTCCGCTCCTTCATgctcttcctgtctctctctctccactcggTGTTTGAGGGTTTGGCCATTGGCTTGCAGACCACAGACACAAAG GTGCTGGAGATCTGCATCGCTATCCTGGTCCACAAGAGCATCATCGTCTTCAGTCTGTCGGTGAAGCTGGTCCAGAGCGCGGTCAGGCCCCTGTGGGTGGCGCTCTATGTAGCTGTCTTCGCTATGATGTCTCCTCTGGGCATCGGCATCGGCATCATTGTGATCGAGGCTCAGCTGAAGGCTGGTGCTTTCATCCAGGCGGTGCTGGAGGGGATGGCGGCCGGGACGTTTGTCTACATCACCTTCCTAGAGATCCTTCCCCATGAACTGAACTCCCCTGAGCGACCTCTGCTCAAAGTGTTCTTCCTCCTGTGTGGTTTCTCAGTAATGGCTGGTCTGTGTTTCATGGGCTGA